The DNA window taaaaataaaagcaaaggTTGAGAATGTGGGAGATTGATGGGTTCATTTCAAGTTGAGCAGCGGTAATGATTTGTATTCTCAAAACGTGCCAACTGGGGTTCTCTTAGTTATGATGGTGATTAGGGGACCAGGCAGGAAGGGTATGATTCCAGTACTCGTGAATTGTGGCATGCGTTAAAGATAAAATGCAAATTAAATAGATTGTAGGGGGGAAAAACTAAACTGGAAATCAAAGGATGAAATCAACCCCCACCAAGGCAGGCATGTCAAATTTAGGTTGTGCATCAAGAATTTGGGCTCAGCCTAAGGAAAAGGCTAGTAATGTTGTTACCGCTGGGCTGCTCAGTCGAAGCTTTCCAACATGAGTAGCCAAGAAATCAAGAGCTTGGAAGAATGTTGTCTGCCCCAACTGCGTGCAATTTTCCCAATAATAAACCAGCAGGTCCCAGGCTCTGGCCCTGAACTCCAGTAGATTTCGGTCAATGTCCGTCTCGTGCTTAATCATGTAAGGCTTCAATATGGTATCATAGACATAGCCAGATCCCTGTGAAGAAAGAACTCCGTGTTACTGCGATTTGATATATACGAAgcaaaaaaatgattaaaaaaaatattcacgTAGTTCCAAACAAAGCCTAAATTAACTCCCTCGTAGTCCAGTTTACCTTCGTTTTTGGATACCACAAGTAGATGAACAGAGCCAACTTCATCTCCCCGTACATGGGCAACCTGTAAACAAAAAAAGGGGTTTTAAAACGACTATAAAGACGGCCACAAAAATCAAATTACCTAGATTGAGAACATTTTTAAAGAAATTGAAAGGATTAGATACCATGATACAAATATATCACCAATTCTCTCCAAAACTGTGACCAACGCCACCAGTATCCTGCAACCATCATGACAGAAGACCTCATGAGTCACTCCATTTTACATCCACAGATCACACTATGGTACACTGTAGTAGCAATGCAATTTTTAAGTACACAAACAGTGATTGGATGATGAAAGGGAATGGGATGAATCAATGATGGCTTTTATGCCAAAAAATTCCTATTAACAGATCGGACCTTTAAGAATTTTTGGCAAATGGTTGCCCAGCAAAACTAAGAACTAAAGGCAAGATCTAACCTATATTTGCTTAATTCCAGTTGCGTAGTCTTGATTTAGTTCTAAAGTCCAATTGCACACTAATTCTCAAgattaaaacatgcaaaacaaaTGACAGCGTTTAGTCAAGCAGAGTCGAGCTTGTTTAGTTGTATTTTGTTCACTAAGATGGTCACTTTCTCAACCCAACATGGATAATGTGGCCatgtttggatagcaaatttttccaaaaaaatgttCGCTTGTAtcgtaaaaatatttttcaatccatatttttatattctcaatcacttttttatctcacatacatcacatcacaaaaagtgttacagtaattattctaaataattatttagaataatagACTCTATCCACATGCTAAGGTCGTTTTCAAACAAATTAACCGCAACTAATCCAAATAATAAGCACCTAGTCTTTACTTTGCAGGCCCTAAGAACAATTTAATACTTACTACTTATTGGTCACCTTTCAACTCCACTTTATGGAGGAAACTTGACTTCTCAAATAAGATATGTGATTGGACCAGAGCCTAGAACTACTCTACCTTCATAGAGTGTCCTAAATCTAAGAAAAACTACGCAAAATCAAATTACTGCTAGCCCATAAAAGTTTACAAGGTTTAcctataacaaaaaaaaaaaaacattgacaTGATGTTTAAAAATCAAACAGATGTAAAAATTTTGGGATGGACTCTTACCAGTATTGACACCAAAATCGGAGTTCTTCAATCCCTACTTTGTTCTTCTCTACAGTTTTGAAACATTCAAAGGCAGGGTAAGCATACCCTAGAACCAACCTGCCATTTAAGTTAATCATTCTCTTTTAAGTCAACTATTCAGGGATACCATTACAAACAAGTTCCCAAAagtaaaagatgaaaaagaaagTAAAGAACAAAAGGCACAAACAGAGAGAATCAACGAAACAGTGGGCATAACAATAAAAAGAATTGGATCAAGACAGCATACACTAAAATTCTGGTGATGAATTCTCCTAACATCTTTAATGAAACCAAAACCCTCTGCTTTCCTGCAACACCCACGTAATCCATGTGATTGACCGCAACCAGTCAAATGATTCGGTAACCATGAAATCATAATGATAACAAGAACCAACATAAAGACCAGCATTATTCATGTTGAATAAGAGGAAGAAATGTGAAAACTGAACCTTCAATGAGTTGTGCAGTCTTGATTTAGAAAGTACGACGGAACAAGCAATTGCACCCACCAAGTTTCTGATCCGCCACCAGGAAATATTAAATGGTTGACGGAATGAGCAACTGCACTTGCAGAGGAACAAAAAAGAAGCAAGATCAGAAATATTGCTgcccaggaaaaaaaaatcgcAAAGCACAATCCCATTGATAGCGATTCCGGAAAGGcaagagaaaaagaggaaagaTGAAGGGAAAATGATAATAAAAGTAAGAGATTCTTGAGGCAAAATGGAATTGTTTATGTTACCTTGGTGCAGAGGAAGAAGACTCTCTGGGTGTTTGAATATCGAAAACAAACACCCCAGAAGCGTAGGAATCGAAGGGAGGCAGAAGGAAGGAGTCGGTTATAAATAGTTATTTTATATGCAGATATACGAATGATCAAAATGATGATTGCGCTGAGCTCTACCCTGAAAGACAAGTAATTGGATTAAAAAAATTGGACGTGCGAAAGTGTATAAATATGAGCCGGTTGATGATTTTTAAGATCGGGTGAAACGTAGAAGAAAGAGGGATTAGTGACTGAGCGAGGAAGCTTTCTCCTAGGGGATTTCTTGCCATGGACGCCTTCTCGTTATTTTACACGCAATAATTTCAGTGAAAGTGCTCCTGAAACGAGTACTAATAATCAAAAGTAGGATTTCTTGAGATTCTTCGAACGGAATTTTCCCAATTAGCCTATGTTACTTGTGGTAAAGGGGCTTGTTTGTCCAATCATAACCGTCAAACCAGGGTTCAATCCGGGGAATGGAATTCATGAGAAGTGGAAGGAGCCGACACGTCGTAGTGAAAAAAGAGAATAATTCAACTCAGACCTTAAGATTGATGGAGAATAGGTCAAAATAGACCTCAAAATGGATGGGGAAAGGTGAAGTCGTTGATCTTCTGGACTTTATTGAGTATTCTAAGCTTCAGACGTTCGATTTGTCTACTTCATCTCCCAAGTcattttttactaatttttgaGTTGGATAATGtgacttatatatatataggtctTAGGCCTCATTTGGTTAAGCCACTGTAACTCACTTTCTCCTATTCATTTTGCAGTATCTTGACAGGTTACGGATTCTATACAAAATATTAAATAGCCTAAATTTTAATAATACTACTTGTTTTCAGTGATAATAAAGATTGAAGCAAATACTTGTGCTAGAAGGATAGTAGTTATCATGAAAAGAACAGGCGACTTTTCTTTCTGCAAAGAGATAAAAAGTAGGCCGAATtgccattttattgttttgccTCGGCGGTCCTTAACGTACACCCTCATGTTTCCCTATTGCTTGTGGATCatgcaagatttttttttttagttacgATTGAATTCACTGTTG is part of the Coffea eugenioides isolate CCC68of chromosome 6, Ceug_1.0, whole genome shotgun sequence genome and encodes:
- the LOC113776432 gene encoding putative HVA22-like protein g; this encodes MLGEFITRILVLVLGYAYPAFECFKTVEKNKVGIEELRFWCQYWILVALVTVLERIGDIFVSWLPMYGEMKLALFIYLWYPKTKGSGYVYDTILKPYMIKHETDIDRNLLEFRARAWDLLVYYWENCTQLGQTTFFQALDFLATHVGKLRLSSPAKPQNQETPTTPPAAPPSPSSPQSAGGIFRRLKQPSDKRRPPVPPTSQFKAHRSATQPTVSESVHVNLHDQTHFVRSEGQSEIDMDMETESDNGSSPKQASEQKEPNLDHHLRVARLKLRRSKGFH